In the genome of Pseudomonas protegens, one region contains:
- a CDS encoding 2OG-Fe(II) oxygenase has protein sequence MNSFAEKLLAGATAPSASVELPLGDRVRCVLVHGFLSASECEALIQATEQCGFASAGSDYPSSYRDNDRIVADDPALAERLFERLKHCASRMPRLGTVIDEDGWRLVGINERLRFCRYRPGTQFRAHQDGVHHRQHQQSRLTFMIYLNDDAFSGGETLFFEGRSAAMSNRNATLRLRPRKGSLIVFDHTLWHAGALVDTGQKYVMRSDLMYEPQQSLHVAGPFQPGHRGYVWALADLGDRGLASAGRDATIRLWNREGRCLGQLDGHTQSILGLVDVAPGELVSHSRDRTIRHWSLATGKSRLVGTSDSAVLSSARLGAGRFVTGAVTVA, from the coding sequence ATGAATTCCTTCGCTGAAAAACTGTTGGCGGGGGCCACTGCTCCGTCGGCCTCGGTCGAACTACCGCTGGGTGACCGGGTGCGCTGTGTCCTGGTCCACGGGTTTCTTTCGGCCAGCGAGTGCGAAGCGTTGATACAAGCCACGGAGCAGTGTGGGTTCGCCAGCGCTGGGTCTGACTACCCGTCTTCCTACCGCGATAATGACCGGATCGTGGCAGACGACCCAGCTCTGGCCGAGCGACTCTTCGAACGCTTGAAGCACTGCGCCTCGCGGATGCCGAGGCTCGGAACGGTGATCGATGAGGACGGCTGGCGTCTGGTCGGCATCAATGAGCGGCTGCGCTTCTGCCGCTACCGGCCCGGCACCCAGTTCCGTGCCCACCAGGATGGTGTACACCACCGCCAGCACCAACAGTCACGCCTGACCTTCATGATTTATCTTAACGACGATGCATTCAGCGGCGGAGAGACGCTGTTCTTCGAGGGACGGTCCGCCGCCATGTCGAACCGGAATGCGACGCTCAGGCTGCGCCCGCGTAAGGGCAGCCTGATCGTATTCGACCACACCCTCTGGCACGCCGGCGCCTTAGTGGACACTGGCCAAAAATACGTCATGCGCAGTGACCTGATGTACGAGCCACAGCAGTCCTTGCACGTCGCCGGCCCCTTCCAGCCGGGCCACCGCGGCTACGTATGGGCGCTTGCCGACCTTGGCGACCGGGGCTTGGCAAGCGCCGGGCGTGACGCAACCATCCGGCTATGGAATCGCGAGGGCCGCTGCCTGGGTCAGCTTGACGGACATACACAGTCCATTCTGGGTCTGGTGGACGTGGCGCCTGGCGAGCTTGTTTCTCACTCGCGGGACCGCACGATTCGGCATTGGTCCTTGGCGACCGGCAAGTCAAGGTTGGTCGGCACATCGGATTCGGCCGTCCTGTCCTCGGCAAGGTTAGGCGCTGGCCGCTTCGTGACCGGGGCTGTGACGGTCGCCTGA
- a CDS encoding TetR family transcriptional regulator — MARRSNTDERRGQIVAALQAVMAKAGYAGATIAAIARHAELAPGLVHYHFKDKREILVALVDSLADYARQRYEARAAEAQTAEQRLQAYIAAHLAYGSDAQPDAVAAWVMIGEQSAHDPEVREVYQAVLAAQMKLLKGLLRQRFAERGRRVRGLDALVAGITCFIQGAFTLSTTARPLLPTAFAAPTLFAWVERYIDGEEER; from the coding sequence ATGGCACGGCGCTCGAACACTGATGAAAGACGCGGCCAGATCGTGGCGGCACTCCAGGCCGTCATGGCCAAGGCCGGCTACGCTGGCGCAACCATAGCGGCCATCGCCCGGCATGCGGAGCTGGCCCCTGGGCTTGTGCACTACCACTTCAAGGACAAGCGCGAGATCTTGGTGGCACTGGTCGACTCACTGGCCGACTACGCCCGTCAGCGTTACGAGGCCCGCGCCGCTGAGGCCCAGACCGCCGAGCAAAGGCTTCAGGCCTATATTGCAGCACACCTGGCCTACGGTTCGGACGCGCAGCCCGATGCGGTGGCGGCGTGGGTGATGATCGGCGAGCAGTCGGCCCACGACCCAGAGGTGCGCGAGGTCTATCAGGCCGTGCTAGCGGCGCAAATGAAGCTCCTCAAGGGCCTGCTCCGGCAGCGATTCGCCGAACGCGGACGCCGCGTCCGAGGGCTCGACGCCCTGGTGGCGGGCATTACCTGCTTTATCCAGGGGGCGTTCACGCTGTCCACCACGGCGCGGCCACTGCTGCCGACGGCCTTCGCCGCACCGACGTTGTTCGCTTGGGTCGAGCGTTACATTGATGGGGAAGAGGAGCGATGA